A single window of Tiliqua scincoides isolate rTilSci1 chromosome 10, rTilSci1.hap2, whole genome shotgun sequence DNA harbors:
- the LOC136661637 gene encoding bone morphogenetic protein 2-like, whose translation MVSGNLPVLVVLLIPLVLWGSESPQVASPGTANRGGKHDPPQVPIQSLQSILLRRLGLERRPEPRPGLVVPKYLLDLYQFYLGKVPSSSFGDAELPFLEERGGRANTVRMFHHVEDLGHVSKTVGGTLYFLFNLTLLPAEEELTALELRLYYPQAESKGVHINIYQVMDPPPVCRNKSRLLARKFLALSQPKWESFDVSAALTKAKGQKRHLGFLVEVEHHQASLRVRRSLGEMGAARWAQERPLLVTYSHDWNGQPLSRGKRQSRTQRGGPSLKGGRRTAKATIPRSKGKSSKPKAKTSTRCRRHRLFVDFKEVGWNDWIIAPIGYHAFYCSGECRFPLADHMNSSSHAVVQTMLSSVNARVPKACCVPTDLSPVTMLYLDQHDMVVLKTYQDMVVEGCGCR comes from the exons ATGGTTTCTGGTAACCTGCCTGTTCTGGTGGTCCTGCTGATACCTCTCGTCCTCTGGGGATCCGAAAGTCCCCAGGTGGCTTCACCGGGAACTGCCAACAGAGGCGGCAAACATGACCCTCCGCAAGTCCCCATCCAGTCTCTTCAGAGCATTCTCTTAAGGCGCCTGGGCTTGGAGAGGCGCCCGGAGCCAAGGCCAGGGCTTGTGGTCCCCAAGTACCTGCTGGATTTGTACCAGTTCTACTTGGGGAAggtgccctcctcctcctttggagatgCCGAGCTTCCCTTCCTAGAGGAACGAGGAGGAAGAGCCAACACTGTGCGCATGTTCCATCACGTCG AGGACTTGGGCCATGTCTCCAAGACAGTAGGAGGCACGCTCTATTTCCTGTTCAACCTCACCTTGCTTCCAGCGGAAGAGGAGCTGACAGCCCTCGAGTTGCGTCTCTACTACCCGCAGGCAGAAAGCAAGGGAGTTCATATCAACATCTATCAGGTGATGGATCCCCCGCCTGTCTGTCGAAACAAAAGCAGGCTCTTGGCTCGCAAATTCTTGGCTTTGAGCCAGCCCAAATGGGAGAGCTTTGACGTGTCCGCGGCTCTCACGAAGGCCAAGGGCCAGAAGCGCCATCTGGGGTTCCTCGTGGAGGTGGAGCATCACCAAGCCTCCCTCCGTGTAAGACGGTCTCTGGGGGAGATGGGAGCAGCACGGTGGGCTCAAGAAAGACCTCTGCTGGTCACATACAGTCATGATTGGAACGGACAGCCCTTGAGCCGCGGGAAAAGGCAAAGCAGAACCCAGCGTGGGGGGCCGAGCCTGAAAGGAGGAAGGAGAACCGCCAAGGCCACAATCCCTCGGAGCAAAGGAAAGAGCTCGAAGCCAAAGGCCAAAACCAGCACAAGGTGCAGAAGGCACCGTCTGTTTGTGGACTTCAAAGAGGTGGGGTGGAACGACTGGATCATTGCTCCCATCGGCTATCACGCCTTCTACTGCTCTGGGGAGTGCCGGTTTCCGCTGGCTGACCACATGAACTCCTCCAGCCACGCGGTAGTGCAGACCATGCTGAGTTCGGTCAATGCTCGAGTCCCCAAGGCGTGCTGCGTCCCGACAGACCTCAGCCCCGTCACTATGCTCTACCTGGACCAACATGACATGGTGGTCCTGAAGACCTACCAGGACATGgtggtggagggctgtggctgcCGGTAG
- the GEMIN7 gene encoding gem-associated protein 7 — protein sequence MKVPVAVVRLPRGPDGTSRGFDPNSPRFQALGPASLSSELSSEQQQARVALRERYLRSLLAMAGQPVCFTMHEKVSITASFGASDIDILNFHVSDLETPLGVQREALLRCSDIIAYSFEL from the coding sequence ATGAAGGTGCCAGTTGCTGTCGTTCGGCTGCCCCGGGGACCTGATGGTACAAGCCGTGGCTTCGATCCCAACTCTCCTCGGTTCCAGGCCCTTGGCCCTGCCAGCCTTTCCTCTGAGCTCTCCAGTGAGCAGCAGCAAGCCCGTGTGGCACTACGGGAGCGCTACCTACGCAGCCTGCTGGCCATGGCCGGGCAGCCGGTCTGCTTCACCATGCACGAGAAGGTCAGCATCACAGCCTCGTTTGGAGCGTCCGACATCGATATCCTGAATTTCCATGTGTCTGACCTCGAGACACCACTGGGCGTGCAGAGAGAGGCCCTCCTCCGTTGTTCGGACATTATTGCATACTCCTTTGAGCTGTGA